From the Nostoc sp. PCC 7107 genome, the window CATTTCTAGCATCCGCGCCGTTTCCGAAATCGCGGAATGTTCCACACTAGAAATAATGATGTGTTGTGGTACAGGATATAACCTAGCGACACCAATAATTGCCAAATTATCTGCTTCTGTACCACCAGCGGTAAAAACAATTGATTCGGGATGAGTAGCGTTAATTAAGTCTGCAACTTGAACTCTAGCTTGTTCGACAACTATGGCCGCCCGTTGTCCCCACTCATGCAAACTAGAAGGATTACCCCACTGTTGTGTGAAGACTGCTTGCATTGCTGCGATCGCTTCTGGGCGAGTTGGAGTAGTAGCACTGTAATCTAAATATATTTGCATATCACAACACTTAAGCGAAAAAACACAGACATGGGACTACTCACTATTTTCATCATAGAATCTTGAGAAAATGTGAATTAATGTGCATCAATAGGCGGATTTTTTAATTGCCAAGCAAGCTGTTTACCTCTTTAAATAGGTGTACTGTATTTTGGGAACAATAACTATGTTCACTACCAATCCACTTTTAGCAGATTACCGTGCCAATTTTTCGCCAACCCAGTTATTTTTGGCTATTTACCTTAATATTTGTTACTACTGCTTGTCAACAACCTAAATCATCTCATCAGAGTTTATCGCCTTTACCTCAAGATCCATTAGTTCAAGTCTATTTAAATCATTCTGAATCTTCAGAATATCAGGAATCTTACCGTCAGCAAACTCGACTAGGAGATGACTTAGAAAAAATCATTGTTGATGCTATTTCTCAGGCGAAATCTACAGTAGATGTAGCTGTGCAAGAATTACGCTTACCCAAGGTTGCCCAAGCATTAGTAGCCCGACAAAAAGCTGGGGTGAAAGTTAGATTAATTTTAGAAAATAATTATAGTCGTCCTTGGAGTAGTTTTACATCAGATGAAATCAAAAAACTAGCACCAAGAGAGCGAGAAAAATACAATGAATTCTATCAATTTATTGATTTAAATAAAGATAACAAACTCAGCGCAGAAGAAATTAATCAAAGAGACGCATTAGTAATTGTCCAAAATGCCAAAATTCCCTGGATAGATGATCAAGCTGATGGTTCCGCAGGGAGTAGTTTGATGCACCACAAATTTGTGATTGTGGATAATCGCATTGTAATTGTGACTTCAGCTAATTTTACCCTCAGTGATACTTCAGGCGATTTTACCAGTCGCACCAGTTTAGGTAATGCTAATAATTTACTGAAAATTGATAGTCCAGAATTAGCATCTGTGTTTACTCAAGAATTTAATATTATGTGGGGTGATGGCGCTGGAGGTAAGCCAGATAGCCTATTCGGTTTGAAAAAACCACTGCGTTCTCCCAAACAAATTACTTTGGGTGCAAGTAAAATTACAGTCCAGTTTTCTCCAGCTTCTCCCACTCAACCTTGGAGTAAAACTAGTAATGGTTTAATTGGTGAACATTTAAATTCTGCTACTAAATCTATTGATTTGGCATTATTTGTATTTTCCGAACAGCAACTTGCCAATATTTTAGAACAACGTCATCAGCAAAGTGTAGGTATTCGCGCTTTGATTGATGCTCAATTTTCCTATCGTTTCTATAGCGAAGCTTTGGATATGATGGGAGTTGCGTTGAGTAATAAATGCAAGTATGAAATTGATAATAAACCTTGGTCGAATCCCATTACTAGTGTTGGTGTACCTGTGTTAGCCAAAGGGGATTTATTACATCATAAGTTTGCTGTAATTGATAACCAAATAGTTATAACAGGTTCGCACAATTGGTCAGATGCAGCTAACAGTGGTAATGATGAAACATTGATAGTCATTGAAAATCCTACCATTGCGGCTCATTATGTGCGGGAATTTGACCGTCTTTATGCCAAAGCTCAAATTGGTTTACCATCAGAAATGCAGGCAAAAATTCCAGCAGAGACGAAAAAATGTCCTCAGATAGTTGCACCAACATCGAGTCAAAATCAACTCACTCAAAAAGTTAATCTCAATACAGCTACTCTGGAAGAATTAGTCATTCTTCCAGGTGTGGGTAAGAAGTTAGCACAGAGGATAATTATTGCGCGTCAACAACAAAAATTTACATCCCTACAAGATTTAGAACGTATTCCCGGTGTGAGCGCAAAGATGCTAGATAAATGGCGTGATTATGTAAGCTTGTAATATTTTTGCTTGACATTCTATTGATTATTTGTATTTGCTTCATTTACCAAGAAAATATAAATATTTTGCAGATAAAGAAAGCTCCGCTGTAGAGTAATTGTAACAGCTACTTATTTGCTGGCAATATTTAAGTTAATTTGTGTTGGTTTATACTTTATCCGCAACTGTTAATCTCAATAATATGACAGCACCAATGCTGTAGGATAGCAGCTTTCCGCTTTATTCTCGCCTTAAATTTTATGATAGAGCGTAGTTGATATATATGGCGATCGCTTGCATAATTTAGAGCGATCGCTTTTTTATGTAAAATAAATATTTCTGTTGACTTATTTATATTGATCATCTATTTCTACTGAAAGTAAGAGGAAGTTTTATTCATAAATTTTCTAGCATGTACCCAGGTCAAGGTAACTGGAGTTAATTTATGCCTTATAACAAAATAGAAGAATTACCCCAAGATATTCAACAAAAACTGCCTCAACACGCCCAACAAATTTTCTTTGCTGCTTTTAATGCTTCCCAAAGCGATGGTTTAAGTGAAGAAGGTGCGACTAATGTTGCTTGGAATAGTGTAAGAAACGAATACGAACAAGGCCAAAATGGTGAATGGCACAGAAAGTCTGAAGATACAGCCGTACACAATAAAGCAGTAACTTCTGGTGGGAATTAAATTATAAAAATCAGGCTGACAGCAGAATGTTTAAGTTAGCAAAACTTTCTGTTAGAGTGTGATTCATTCCAGCTTAGTTAGATCAATTAAATTGGAATTTTACTTGAGCAAAAGGCGGTTTGCATTAATTACAAAGCGCCTTTTGCTTTTAAATATTTGGAAAAAATTATCATATTTTGAGTCAATAGAGGGAAATAAATCATTACACTGAGAGGTAGATGCCCTGCTGGGATTGACCGTCCTATACAAATGATGACTAAACAAACTCACAGAATTTTAATCCTTGGTGGAGGCTTTGGTGGTCTCTACACTGCGTTGCGCTTAAGCCAGTTACCTTGGGAATCTCAGCAAAAACCCGAAATTGTACTGGTAGATCAAAGCGATCGCTTTCTATTTTCCCCTTTACTCTACGAATTGCTTACAGGTGAACTGCAAACTTGGGAAATTGCCCCTCCCTTCGCCGAACTCCTCCAAGGCACAGGTGTACGCTTTTACCAAGCATTAGTATCAGGTATTGATACCGACCAACAACGAGTACAATTACAAGATGGGCCAGAAATTGCCTACGATCGCTTAGTGCTGGCTTTAGGTGGAGAAACACCACTAGATATGGTTCCTGGTGCAACTTCCTACGCCCTCCCTTTCCGCACCATCAATGATGCTTACCGTCTGGAACAACGACTGCAAATTTTGCAAGAATCCGATGCTGATAAAATGCGGATAGCGATCGTTGGTGCTGGTTACAGTGGCGTGGAACTCGCTTGTAAATTAGCCGACAGGCTAGGCGAAAAAGGACGTTTGCGGTTAATTGAAATCAGTGATCAAATTTTACGCACCTCACCAGAGTTTAACCGTGAAACTGCCAAAAAAGCTTTAGATGCACGGGGTGTATTTATTGATTTAGAAACCAAAGTTGAATCAATTGGTGCAGATACCATTTCCCTAGAATACAAAAATCAGATTGATACAATTCCTGTAGATTTAGTCCTTTGGACTGTAGGTACACAAGTAGTGCCTGTAGTGAGAAACTTACCTTTCAAGCAAAACCAGCGCCATCAAATCACTACCACATCTACCCTACAAGTTCTTGACCACCCAGAAATTTTTGCCTTGGGAGATTTAGCCGACTGTCGTGATGCGGAAGATCAACAAATTCCCGCCACAGCCCAAGCAGCATTTCAACAAGCTGATTATACGGCGTGGAATATCTGGGCTTCTTTGAGCGATCGCCCATTGTTACCCTTCCGCTATCAAAAACTAGGGGAAATGATGGCACTCGGTGTAGACAATGCCACTCTGACTGGTTTAGGAGTCAAACTCGACGGTTCTCTAGGATATGTTGCGCGTCGTTTAGCCTATTTGTATCGGATGCCAACTTTAGAACATCAACTCAAAGTTGGTTTTAATTGGCTCGTCCGTCCTATTATAGAGACAATTTCTCAGTCAATCTAAATCTCATACTATTTTGGATGGGGAGTTGTTTTGAGTGTTTGGGTTCTATCAATCCATCTGTGCCTTACCTGGTTCACACTAGTATCACGTTCAAAATACATTAATTACAAACAGTTTGATGGAACGACCGAAAGTTATTTTTCTGGATGCAGTCGGCACGATATTCGGCGTAAAAGGCAGTGTGGGCGAAGTATATAGTCAGATAGCCAAAGAATTTGGTGTAGAGGTTTCTGCCGCCAGATTAAATCAAGCTTTCATCCAAAGTTTTAAAGCTGCACCACCGCCGATATTCTTAGATGCCGAACCAGCAGATATACCTCAACGCGAATTTGATTGGTGGCGGATAATTGCCCTCAATACCTTTGAGGCGGCTGGCTTTCTCCAGCATTTTTCTGACTTTTCGGCTTTTTTTAGCGAACTTTACATTCACTTTGGTACGGCTGAACCTTGGTTTATCTATGCTGATGTTTTACCTTCGCTGGTGAACTGGCGGCATTTGGGTATTGAATTAGGAATTATCTCTAACTTTGATTCTCGAATTTATTCAGTTTTACAAAGTTTAGGTATTAGTGATTACTTCACTTCGGTGACAATTTCTACTCAAGCCCGTGCGGCTAAACCTGATACCCAAATTTTTGCCGTTGCATTAGAAAAACACGATTGTTTGCCAGAAGCTGCATGGCATATTGGTGACAGCATTATCGAAGATTATCAAGGCGCGAAAGCTGCGGGAATGCGAGGGATTTGGATAAATCGGGATAAAAAATAGAATGTCTGCTAGAGACAAATTTCATAACGCTGTCAAACAAGGCTTAGAAAAAGAAGGACGGGTAATTACTCATGAGCCATTCCCATTAATGATTGAACATGGTGAGGAGGATAAAATTTCGATAGATTTAGGAGCAATTAACGCCCTTACGGAAAAGTCAAAAGTCAGAGAATTTTTGACTTTTGACTTGATTCTACCCCTACACTTTTCTCTCAAGCCTTAATTTTCGTTTTTTTGCGTAAGTCCAAAAACAACTACAAAAAAGGACGTGCTAAGAAAAAGCTGGCGATTGATTTAGCATCTACTGGTTCGCCTTGTAAAATTGCGGCTTCCAGTTCCTCTGGTGTCATAAGAACCGTTTCAATGTCTTCGTCTTCGTCTTGTTTGGGTGGTGTTTCTAGCTTTTCTAAGTCTTGGGCGAGAAAAGCATAAATAATTTCATCAGAATAGCCAGGCGCAAGGAAAAATTCTCCTAGTTTGCGCCATTTTTGGGCGCTGTAGCCTGTTTCTTCCTCAATTTCCCGCTTGACTGTTGCTTGCGGATCTTCATTGCGTTCTAAAGTACCCGCGGGAAATTCTAAGATTCTGCCTTGAACTGCGAAGCGATACTGACGCACGAGTACCAGTTTTCCTTCATTGGTCACAGGCACAGCTAAAGCCCCACCTGGGTGACGAATACATTCCCATTCGCCTTCCGATTTGTTGGGTAAACGCAAGCGATTGACTTCAAAATCAAATTTACGTCCTTTATGAAACAGACGTTGTTTTAATAACTGCGGTAATTCTCTACCTAATGGCATAGTTATAGTTTTATCTTTTCAAAATCAACGAACAAACACTGTTTGTCGTTTGTGGGATCAGGATTTTGTGTGTTTATTGGTAGTGACTTGAATTGCTCGTCAGTAAATGTACATCAGAACAGTCTACATCTTTTACCAACTGTTTGATCGTGTATCCGGAAATTGGCTCGATCCAATCTGGGGCAATTTCGGCTAGGGGAACTAAAACAAATGCTCGCTCGCGCATCCGGGGGTGGGGGATTTGCAGGTTTGGTGTGTCGAGAATTGCTTGATCGTACAACAACAAGTCTAAATCAAGCGATCGCGGCCCCCACCTTTCTTGGCGCACTCGTCCAAATTGCTGTTCTGTGGCTAATAAGGTTTCTAGCAATACCTGTGGTGTCATGTCTACTTGCATGATGACGCAGCCGTTAATGTAATCTGGCTGCGGTGGCCCAACTGCTTTGGTTCTATACCAACTGGATGTTGCTTCTAATTGCATTGTCGGTATAAAGCTTAACTGGGCGATCGCTGCTGCTAAAATTTTTTGAGAATCACCGAGATTACTACCAAGTGCTACAGCTATCCGCACATACCGTTTATCACTAAGAGATTCTTGCCCACTATCATGAGGATGATTGATTATATTTTGCTCCCCATTGAGACCGGATAGTTTTAACAATTTTTCTTTGAAGAATTAAATAAAATTACCGCCTGAATCTTGACAAAATTCACGTACTAATTATGAGAATAATATTTTATGTAGCAATGAATTCAGTTAATTATTTATAGGATAATATACTAACACGAACGTAGTTAATTAACCCCTCAAAAGTCTTTTAGGCGGTTAATCTGCGATTAATTGGAGCAAGGAACTAACGTGGGGAATCTCACCTCCTGGTTCAAGCAACAACCAACAAAGTTTGAGTGACTCTGACAAGGAGGAACCGCGATTGTCGCCTGGTAATCAATATAAAAATGAGGAATCCACTGCCGAGAGCTTACCCCCAACCAAGGTGGGAAAGGTGAGGCAACTATTTGGACAGATGGGTAATGTTTCATCGGGAATAGTTACCATATTTACCAGTAGGGAAAAGCCGTTTTATCGTCGTTTCTGGTTTTGGGCAATGCTAACTGTAGGTAGTGGCGTAGTTGCTGCGAAATACGTCATTACTTCAATAGATAAAACTTTGCCTGATAAATCAGAACTACAAGCTTTTGTCCGTGAGCAAACATTAACAATTAAAGCAGCTGATGGTAATATCCTCCAGCAACAAGGAGAAGCCACCAGAGAACAACTTAAAATACAACAAATCCCCGATAAATTAAAAAAAGCTTTTATTGCCTCAGAGGATCGAAGATTTACTGAACATAATGGTGTTGATCTTCAAGGTATTGCTAGAGCAGGTTTAAATAACTTGCGATCGCGAAATGTGGTCGAAGGTGGTAGTACCATCACTCAACAATTAGCCAGAATTCTGTTCTTAAAACAGGAAAAAACCATCTGGCGCAAACTCAAAGAAGTCCGCCTTGCTCAGAAAATAGAAGCAGAATTTACAAAAGACCAAATTTTAGAGCGTTATTTAAATTTGGTGTATTTAGGCTCAGGCGCTTATGGTGTTGGCGATGCAGCTTGGGTTTATTTCAGTAAGCCAGTAGACCAACTTACCTTAGCCGAAGCAGCCACAATTGCTGGGTTAGCTCCTGCCCCAAGTTTGTATTCTCCTGAACAAAATCCCGCAGCCGCTAAACAACGGCGCAATTTAGTATTACAACGGATGCGGGAAGATAAAATTATTACCGCTGCCGAAAGTCAAGCCGCGGCTCAAGAAGCATTAATTGTCAAAAGTAGCTTGCCTAAACGGCTACAAGTTGAGTCACCCTACTTTACCAGTTACGTCCAGCAAGAATTACCCAAGT encodes:
- a CDS encoding DUF655 domain-containing protein, with amino-acid sequence MPIFRQPSYFWLFTLIFVTTACQQPKSSHQSLSPLPQDPLVQVYLNHSESSEYQESYRQQTRLGDDLEKIIVDAISQAKSTVDVAVQELRLPKVAQALVARQKAGVKVRLILENNYSRPWSSFTSDEIKKLAPREREKYNEFYQFIDLNKDNKLSAEEINQRDALVIVQNAKIPWIDDQADGSAGSSLMHHKFVIVDNRIVIVTSANFTLSDTSGDFTSRTSLGNANNLLKIDSPELASVFTQEFNIMWGDGAGGKPDSLFGLKKPLRSPKQITLGASKITVQFSPASPTQPWSKTSNGLIGEHLNSATKSIDLALFVFSEQQLANILEQRHQQSVGIRALIDAQFSYRFYSEALDMMGVALSNKCKYEIDNKPWSNPITSVGVPVLAKGDLLHHKFAVIDNQIVITGSHNWSDAANSGNDETLIVIENPTIAAHYVREFDRLYAKAQIGLPSEMQAKIPAETKKCPQIVAPTSSQNQLTQKVNLNTATLEELVILPGVGKKLAQRIIIARQQQKFTSLQDLERIPGVSAKMLDKWRDYVSL
- a CDS encoding ChaB family protein codes for the protein MPYNKIEELPQDIQQKLPQHAQQIFFAAFNASQSDGLSEEGATNVAWNSVRNEYEQGQNGEWHRKSEDTAVHNKAVTSGGN
- a CDS encoding NAD(P)/FAD-dependent oxidoreductase; this encodes MTKQTHRILILGGGFGGLYTALRLSQLPWESQQKPEIVLVDQSDRFLFSPLLYELLTGELQTWEIAPPFAELLQGTGVRFYQALVSGIDTDQQRVQLQDGPEIAYDRLVLALGGETPLDMVPGATSYALPFRTINDAYRLEQRLQILQESDADKMRIAIVGAGYSGVELACKLADRLGEKGRLRLIEISDQILRTSPEFNRETAKKALDARGVFIDLETKVESIGADTISLEYKNQIDTIPVDLVLWTVGTQVVPVVRNLPFKQNQRHQITTTSTLQVLDHPEIFALGDLADCRDAEDQQIPATAQAAFQQADYTAWNIWASLSDRPLLPFRYQKLGEMMALGVDNATLTGLGVKLDGSLGYVARRLAYLYRMPTLEHQLKVGFNWLVRPIIETISQSI
- a CDS encoding HAD family hydrolase — translated: MERPKVIFLDAVGTIFGVKGSVGEVYSQIAKEFGVEVSAARLNQAFIQSFKAAPPPIFLDAEPADIPQREFDWWRIIALNTFEAAGFLQHFSDFSAFFSELYIHFGTAEPWFIYADVLPSLVNWRHLGIELGIISNFDSRIYSVLQSLGISDYFTSVTISTQARAAKPDTQIFAVALEKHDCLPEAAWHIGDSIIEDYQGAKAAGMRGIWINRDKK
- a CDS encoding XisH protein, with translation MSARDKFHNAVKQGLEKEGRVITHEPFPLMIEHGEEDKISIDLGAINALTEKSKVREFLTFDLILPLHFSLKP
- a CDS encoding NUDIX hydrolase, which encodes MPLGRELPQLLKQRLFHKGRKFDFEVNRLRLPNKSEGEWECIRHPGGALAVPVTNEGKLVLVRQYRFAVQGRILEFPAGTLERNEDPQATVKREIEEETGYSAQKWRKLGEFFLAPGYSDEIIYAFLAQDLEKLETPPKQDEDEDIETVLMTPEELEAAILQGEPVDAKSIASFFLARPFL
- the folK gene encoding 2-amino-4-hydroxy-6-hydroxymethyldihydropteridine diphosphokinase, producing MRIAVALGSNLGDSQKILAAAIAQLSFIPTMQLEATSSWYRTKAVGPPQPDYINGCVIMQVDMTPQVLLETLLATEQQFGRVRQERWGPRSLDLDLLLYDQAILDTPNLQIPHPRMRERAFVLVPLAEIAPDWIEPISGYTIKQLVKDVDCSDVHLLTSNSSHYQ